In the genome of Ziziphus jujuba cultivar Dongzao chromosome 10, ASM3175591v1, the window TGGAGTGGTTCTTTCAATAACAGGTATACCTCCTTTGAAGTTCTGCTGCAGTTAGTGAGTTACTTGCAGCTGAAGAAACTAATTTCGTTGGAATACCATTTCAGGTGTGGAGGCAATGTTTGCTAATTTAGGCCATTTTTCTCCTTTCTCCATCAAGGTAAATTCAGATTCTAATTAACTAATTTCACAGAAATACTTTAAGATACTAATATTTTATCGCTGCGCACTTTCTGTTCTATCATTTCTATTTTAGTGTTTAATAGTTTAGTATTCAAATTCCAGATAGCTTTCACATGTCTAGTATATCCCTCTCTGGTTTTTGCATACATGGGTGAGGCCGCATTCCTCTCTAAGCACCGTGAAGATATCCAGAGAAGCTTCTACAAAGCCATACCAGGCAAGAAGTTAAATGGAATATGAAAATTGATTGACATAGTTCTTTTCGTCTTTTGTACTGATTTTACATTACCATTTTGTGCAGAAGCTGTGTTCTGGCCAGTGTTTATTGTGGCCACTTTCGCTGCTGTGGTAGGAAGTCAGGCAGTAATCTCAGCTACATTCTCTATGATAAGCCAGTCATGTGCACTAAATTGCTTTCCACGTGTTAAAATAGTTCATACTTCGAGCAAAATATACGGTCAGATATACATTCCTGAGGCCAACTGGATGTTAATGTGCCTTTGTTTAGGTGTGACAATCGGACTAAGGGACACAAACATGATGGGGCATGCATATGGTACAATTCCAAGCCGATTCTCTTTAGGGAATTCAAATCATTCATAAATAAAAGTTGATAATTTTTCTTGGTTTGTAGGTCTTGCAGTCACTACTGTAATGTTTGTTACAACTTGCTTAATGGCTCTGGTGATGACAATTGTGtggaagaaaaatataattacttcCATATCATTTTTGGTGTTTTTCGGTTCAATTGAACTGCTCTATATTTCGGCATCCATCAGCAAAGTTCCAGAAGGTGGCTGGATCCCGCTTGTGCTGTCTCTAGTTTTCATGGGTGTAATGTACATTTGGAACTATGGGACAAGGAAGAAACACCAATTTGATGAGGAAAATAAGGTCTCAGTGAACAGAATAGTGTGCTTGGGGCCTAGCCTTGGTATGGTTCGGGTACCTGGAATTGGAGTTGTTTACACCAATCTTGTAAACGGCGTTCCAGCTGTTTTTGGACACTTTGTAACTAATTTGCCTGCATTCCATCAGGTATTGGTTTTCGTTTGTATCAAATCTGTTCATGTTCCTTATGTCAGGGAAAACAAACGGCTTGTCATTAGTAGGGTTGGGCCCAAGGAGTACGGAATGTTCAGGTGCATTGTGAGATATGGTTACAAAGATTTGCAACAAGAAAACTACGACTTTGAGAACAGATTGGTGTCTGGAATAATACAATTCATAGAAACAGAGGAAGAATGTGTTCTGAAACCAACCCTGCCAGAGCACACCTTCATGGACTCAAATCAAGAAGACAACGTGGTGCATtctttaagtgattttcaagtAACGAAATCCGGAATTGAGCATTTGGAAAATACTATAATCAAAGATGAGTCTCTGCAGATCTTGAAAGCCAAAGAATCTGGTGTTGCTTATATTCTTGGACAATCTCATGCAAAGTCAAAGAAATCATCGTCGGTTTTGAAGAAATTTGCTATAGACATTGTGTATGCATTCCTGAGCAAGAATTGTAGAGGGCCTGATGTTATTCTGAATGTGCGTCATACTTCTTTGCTGGAAGTTGGAATGATTTACTATGTTTAGCTTCTGAATGAACCCTGCATCTGGGTACGAATGGTCTTCGTTAAAGCTGTGCCTGAGATGTTACATTCTATCCAAGCTGACATATTTATGCCTACACTTGGTCTGTGACAAAGTAGCTTATATGATTATATTTGGCACAAAAGTAGTGTTGCAGAACTAACATTTACCATAGTTTTTGTATATTCTGGTTGTCGTTTCTTCGAGTATTGACTTCCCCATAGATCAGAGGTGTAATATCAGTTccaaaatgttttctttttgattgGTTTTAGAGGGGAAAAAAGAATCCCAAATGTCTGTGGTATACAAGTGAAGTTCCTTTGGCAAACTGAACAATATAAGAATTAAGGCTTTCATCCTTAATAtccaacatacatatatatatatatatatatgacaaaattttgaaaaataagtttatacGTGCAAATTATATTAGTTAGCGTTGGCAACATAATTGCAATTGTATTTTGGTCATGGAAAActttttcctttccaataatGAAAGAGATCCCCTCTAATAAGCAAACATTCATATGTTTGAAACATAAGTTTTTATGTTGAAGAACATACATTTAGAGGTTGTCACTTGCCCAATTATTAATTAAGGAGGCATACTAGCACGTCAATATGGTTTTCAATATAAGGTAGCAATAGATTCATGATAATATAATCCACTgctttttggttaaaaaaattacaaataaaatccaaatattaatttttcagaaaatatGTTTTTGTTATGTTAAAAGTTTTTTTCCTTTGTCCTGTAGTCCGAATCATTAGCATACATAAAACGAACCGGTCTTCACAAGTAGAACTTGGATCTACTTTCCCTTCTTTCACGCCAAACCATCCATAATATTCACTCACTCTCTCCCTTTTTCATTCACTTTCCAACTTCTCCTATTCCCTCAGTATATATTTTCCTCTAACTagatctatttctttttctctatttttaattaatcaaacaagAAAACTTTTTTCCTTGCACAAATTTTCTTGGTTCTGTTTTGGATATAAACATGGACAGTGGCCCAACTGAGTCATGCAAACCCTGCAACAACAATGTTGGGTGTATTCCTCAAAATGGTTCATCCATCATTCATGACTCTCACCCTCCTTCAACCATTGCCTCCCCTGATTCCACACTTGGCCGCCACCTTGCTCATCGCCTTGTTCAGATTGGCATTAACGATGTCTTCACAGTTCCCGGCGATTTCAACCTTAACCTTCTCGACCTCCTAATCGCCGAGCCTGGACTTAAGAATATCGGTTGCTGCAATGAGCTCAATGCAGGTTATGCTGCGGATGGCTATGCCAGAGCTCGTGGTGTTGGTGCTTGTGTTGTCACATTCACTGTGGGAGGGCTTAGCGTGCTTAATGCCATTGCCGGAGCTTACAGTGAGAACCTCCCTGTCATTTGTATCGTTGGAGGGCCTAATACTAATGATTATGGAACTAATAGAATTCTCCACCACACCATTGGATTGCCGGACTTTAGCCAAGAACTCCGGTGCTTCCAGACTGTGACATGCTATCAAGTAAGCCatactatatatatctatgtgtaGAATAAAAATAGTATATAGATGAAAACGGCactttggatattatatttttaatttataatggacgacatggtaatatatatatttatgtgtagaATAAGAATAGTATATCGATGATAACGACActttagatattatatttttaatttataatggaTGATATGGTGACATGATAAGTTATGTAAGTGACATCATAATgaatgatttaaaataaaaaatataaatgtgtaTTGCTACATTATCATATCTTTCACTATACATTGAGATATAATTACCAAGAAATCAAATATCAGTGTATTTAATATGTatgaaaaattttgtttatatattacaatatatatatggcaAACTTGATTTCATTGGATTGGAAATATTCAGCTTGAGCATATGTAGAGCATTTTCATTTCAGGTTAACATGGAGATTTTGATTTTggattaatctttttttttttttttttgggggcaatAAATGGTGATGATTCTGATTTGTATCATTTGCTTCAAATATTGTTTGTAGGCTGTGGTAAGTCACTTAGAAGATGCATGTGAACAAATTGATACAGCCATTTCTACTGCTCTTAAAGAAAGCAAGCCTGTCTATATCAGCATCAGTTGCAACTTAGCCACTATCCCCCATCCATCATTTAGCAGAGAACCCATTCCATTTGCTCTCTCCCCCAGGTACACTTACTTTGTTCTCATCCGAGTATTCTAATTcctggttttaatttttttttttttttttaatataaactatGCACATATAATTGGAAGATTCCCTGATACAGATTGAGCAACAAGATGGGTTTGGAAGCTGCTGTGGAAACAACAGTTGCCTTCTTGAGCAAGGCAGTGAAGCCAG includes:
- the LOC107411491 gene encoding potassium transporter 1 isoform X2, yielding MLTLAYQSLGVVYGDLSTSPLYVYKTTFSGKLGLHEDDEEIFGVLSFIFWTFTLIALFKYIFIVMSADDNGEGGTFALYSLLCRHAKLSILPNQEATDEELSSYVTEGPTDSSQSSALKLFFDKHENFRKGLLVFVLVGTSMAIGDGVLTPSISVLSAVSGIKLKITELHENYVVVISCVILVGLFSLQHHGTHRVAFMFAPIVTAWLLCICGIGIYNIFRWNPRIFRALSPAYMLKFLKTTGVEGWVSLGGVVLSITGVEAMFANLGHFSPFSIKIAFTCLVYPSLVFAYMGEAAFLSKHREDIQRSFYKAIPEAVFWPVFIVATFAAVVGSQAVISATFSMISQSCALNCFPRVKIVHTSSKIYGQIYIPEANWMLMCLCLGVTIGLRDTNMMGHAYGLAVTTVMFVTTCLMALVMTIVWKKNIITSISFLVFFGSIELLYISASISKVPEGGWIPLVLSLVFMGVMYIWNYGTRKKHQFDEENKVSVNRIVCLGPSLGMVRVPGIGVVYTNLVNGVPAVFGHFVTNLPAFHQVLVFVCIKSVHVPYVRENKRLVISRVGPKEYGMFRCIVRYGYKDLQQENYDFENRLVSGIIQFIETEEECVLKPTLPEHTFMDSNQEDNVVHSLSDFQVTKSGIEHLENTIIKDESLQILKAKESGVAYILGQSHAKSKKSSSVLKKFAIDIVYAFLSKNCRGPDVILNVRHTSLLEVGMIYYV
- the LOC107411491 gene encoding potassium transporter 1 isoform X1 — protein: MNPSEDFVEEGISQRNLKRASCSTMLTLAYQSLGVVYGDLSTSPLYVYKTTFSGKLGLHEDDEEIFGVLSFIFWTFTLIALFKYIFIVMSADDNGEGGTFALYSLLCRHAKLSILPNQEATDEELSSYVTEGPTDSSQSSALKLFFDKHENFRKGLLVFVLVGTSMAIGDGVLTPSISVLSAVSGIKLKITELHENYVVVISCVILVGLFSLQHHGTHRVAFMFAPIVTAWLLCICGIGIYNIFRWNPRIFRALSPAYMLKFLKTTGVEGWVSLGGVVLSITGVEAMFANLGHFSPFSIKIAFTCLVYPSLVFAYMGEAAFLSKHREDIQRSFYKAIPEAVFWPVFIVATFAAVVGSQAVISATFSMISQSCALNCFPRVKIVHTSSKIYGQIYIPEANWMLMCLCLGVTIGLRDTNMMGHAYGLAVTTVMFVTTCLMALVMTIVWKKNIITSISFLVFFGSIELLYISASISKVPEGGWIPLVLSLVFMGVMYIWNYGTRKKHQFDEENKVSVNRIVCLGPSLGMVRVPGIGVVYTNLVNGVPAVFGHFVTNLPAFHQVLVFVCIKSVHVPYVRENKRLVISRVGPKEYGMFRCIVRYGYKDLQQENYDFENRLVSGIIQFIETEEECVLKPTLPEHTFMDSNQEDNVVHSLSDFQVTKSGIEHLENTIIKDESLQILKAKESGVAYILGQSHAKSKKSSSVLKKFAIDIVYAFLSKNCRGPDVILNVRHTSLLEVGMIYYV